A single region of the Polyodon spathula isolate WHYD16114869_AA chromosome 12, ASM1765450v1, whole genome shotgun sequence genome encodes:
- the LOC121324483 gene encoding protein transport protein Sec23A-like has translation MATFQEFIQQNEDRDGVRFSWNVWPSSRLEATRMVVPVSTLFTPLKERPDLPPIQYEPVLCSRATCRAVLNPLCQVDYKAKLWACNFCYQRNQFPPTYAGISEMNQPAELLPQFSTIEYVVQRGPQMPLIFLYVVDTCMEDEDLQALKESLQMSLSLLPPTALVGLITFGRMVQVHELGCEGISKSYVFRGTKDLSAKQLQEMLGLIKPAATQAGRGPQVQQPPPSNRFLQPVQKIDMNLTDLLGELQRDPWPVTQGKRPLRSLGVALSIAVGLLECTFPNTGARIMTFIGGPATQGPGMVVGDELKTPIRSWHDIEKDNAKFMKKGTKHYESLASRASTNGHIIDIYACALDQTGLLEMKCCSNHTGGYMVMADSFNTSLFKQTFQRVFTKDVQGVFKMAFGGTLEIKTSREIKISGAIGPCVSLCAKGPCVSENEIGTGGTCQWKICGLDQNSTLAIYFEVVNQHNAPIPQGGRGAVQFVTQYQHSSGQRRIRVTTVARNWADAQTQIQSIAASFDQEASAILMARLAVYRAETEEGPDVLRWLDRQLIRLCQKFGDYHKDDPTSFRFSETFSLYPQFMFHLRRSPFLQVFNNSPDESSYYRHQFMRQDLTQSLIMIQPILYAYSFSGPPEPVLLDSSSILPDRILLMDTFFQILIYHGETIAQWRKAGYQEMTEYENFRHLLQAPVDDAQEILHSRFPMPRYIDTEHGGSQARFLLSKVNPSQTHNNMYAWGQESGAPILTDDVSLQVFMDHLKKLAVSSAA, from the exons ATGGCAACCTTCCAGGAGttcattcagcagaatgaggacCGAGATGGGGTTCGATTTAGCTGGAATGTTTGGCCGTCAAGCCGATTGGAAGCCACGAGAATGGTGGTCCCTGTGTCGACCCTGTTCACACCACTAAAGGAACGGCCTGATTTACCACCCATTCAATATGAACCAGTTCTGTGTAGCAGGGCGACTTGCAGAGCGGTTTTAAATCCTTTATG TCAAGTGGATTATAAAGCAAAGCTGTGGGCTTGCAATTTCTGTTATCAGAGAAATCAG TTTCCACCTACGTACGCTGGGATTTCAGAGATGAACCAGCCAGCTGAGCTGCTTCCTCAGTTTTCCACAATTGAATATGTAGTGCAG CGTGGCCCCCAGATGCCTTTAATTTTTCTCTATGTTGTTGATACCTGCATGGAAGATGAGGATTTACAGGCACTTAAAGAGTCTTTGCAGATGTCCCTCAGTCTTTTACCACCGACTGCTTTGGTGGGACTTATTACCTTTGGAAGAATGGTACAGGTCCATGAACTAGGTTGTGAAGGAATTTCGAAGAGTTACGTTTTCAGAGGAACAAAAGATCTAAGTGCTAAACAACTCCAG GAAATGCTGGGCTTGATTAAACCAGCTGCAACACAGGCAGGTCGAGGACCTCAGGTTCAACAGCCACCCCCCTCCAACAG GTTTTTGCAGCCTGTGCAAAAAATTGACATGAATTTAACAGACCTTTTGGGAGAGCTGCAGCGCGATCCATGGCCAGTAACGCAAGGCAAAAGACCCTTGCGATCTTTAGGGGTCGCTCTTTCCATTGCTGTTGGCTTGCTGGAG TGTACATTCCCCAACACCGGAGCTCGCATCATGACCTTCATAGGAGGACCAGCCACTCAGGGGCCTGGAATGGTTGTTGGTGATGAACTGAAAACGCCCATACGGTCCTGGCATGACATTGAAAAAGATAATGCAAAGTTCATGAAGAAAGGAACAAAG CACTATGAGTCACTGGCCAGTCGAGCCTCTACAAATGGACATATAATTGACATCTATGCTTGTGCACTGGACCAGACCGGGCTACTGGAGATGAAATGCTGTTCCAATCACACAGG GGGCTATATGGTAATGGCAGACTCCTTTAACACATCTTTGTTCAAGCAGACGTTTCAGAGAGTTTTTACCAAAGATGTTCAGGGggtttttaaaatggcttttggAGGCACATTGGAAATAAAG ACTTCAAGGGAAATCAAGATTTCTGGAGCAATTGGCCCCTGTGTGTCACTCTGTGCCAAAGGACCCTGTGTAtcagaaaat gaGATAGGAACTGGTGGCACTTGCCAGTGGAAGATCTGTGGTCTTGATCAAAACTCAACCCTGGCAATATATTTTGAGGTGGTGAACCAG cataaCGCTCCAATACCTCAGGGAGGACGTGGTGCTGTCCAGTTCGTGACTCAGTATCAACATTCCAGTGGACAAAGACGCATTCGAGTCACCACAGTTGCAAGAAA ttggGCAGATgcacagacacagatacagagCATTGCCGCATCGTTTGATCAGGAAGCCTCTGCCATCCTTATGGCCAGACTGGCAGTTTACAGAGCTGAGACAGAAGAAGGACCAGATGTGTTGCGCTGGTTAGACAGACAGCTTATACGGCTG tgCCAGAAATTTGGAGATTACCATAAGGACGATCCCACTTCCTTTAGATTCTCAGAAACGTTCTCACTTTATCCCCAG TTCATGTTTCATCTGAGAAGATCACCATTTTTGCAAGTTTTTAATAACAGTCCCGACGAGAGCTCATATTATCGACATCAGTTTATGCGGCAAGACCTCACACAGTCACTCATCATGATCCAGCCTATCCTGTATGCCTATTCTTTCAGTGGACCTCCAGAG CCGGTTCTTTtagacagcagcagcattctgcCTGATCGCATCCTCCTGATGGACACCTTCTTTCAAATCCTTATATACCATGGAGAG ACTATCGCTCAGTGGCGCAAGGCTGGGTATCAAGAGATGACAGAATACGAAAACTTCCGACACCTGCTTCAggctccagtcgatgacgctcaaGAGATTCTCCATAGTCGTTTTCCAATGCCCAGATATATAGACACTGAGCATGGAGGCAGCCAG gctAGATTTCTTTTATCTAAAGTAAACCCTTCTCAGACACACAACAACATGTATGCATGGGGCCAG GAATCTGGAGCACCGATCCTTACTGATGATGTCAGCTTGCAGGTGTTTATGGATCATTTAAAGAAACTTGCTGTTTCCAGTGCCGCTTAA
- the LOC121324484 gene encoding histamine H2 receptor-like: protein MQINAVLYVTLMIPTSIGSVLANILLLLIFAYNLKLQTETSALTLNLCICDLLLGLTVIPFGVHNNLFGITNYAKDSFVCQSTAFFYMLLQLASVHSLTWSTIDKFTEICFPLHYFQLFTKKRTWSILCLLWIYCLINASFPFLGFGSYKYNERKFICVPNLQQSSKGYGVVLIAIGVLTPILIMCSLYIYIVKIARNQALRGAFVCNDQHCYYVPANNYFRRTIVLISTAMCLLFCWMPYITISFYEMFTGTNIAPLTDVIVTWLVLFTSALNPWVTIMSQKKYRKALRESWKKLKVFQNPIRNTLSSSKEINFNLKSPTLLPGRVTLTSSDMKHDWQKNKKAKVTSATAASRKG from the exons ATGCAAATCAATGCTGTACTCTACGTTACACTGATGATCCCTACAAGCATTGGATCTGTACTTGCAAACATACTGCTACTACTTATATTTGCCTACAACCTGAAACTGCAGACAGAAACATCAGCATTGACATTAAACTTATGCATCTGTGATTTACTCTTGGGGCTCACTGTGATTCCTTTTGGTGTCCACAACAACCTTTTTGGGATTACCAACTATGCCAAGGACAGTTTTGTTTGCCAGTccacagcttttttttatatgctgCTGCAGCTTGCTTCAGTCCATTCACTCACTTGGTCCACAATAGACAAGTTCACTGAAATCTGCTTTCCTTTGCATTACTTTCAACTCTTCACAAAGAAGCGGACTTGGTCAATACTTTGCCTTCTGTGGATTTACTGCTTAATAAATGCATCGTTCCCTTTCCTGGGATTTGGATCCTACAAATATAACGAAAGGAAGTTTATTTGCGTTCCAAACTTGCAACAATCTTCCAAAGGTTACGGTGTAGTACTGATAGCCATTGGAGTCCTCACTCCAATACTGATAATGTGCTCTCTGTACATTTACATTGTTAAAATTGCAAGGAACCAAGCATTGCGTGGGGCATTTGTGTGCAATGATCAGCACTGTTACTATGTACCTGCAAACAATTATTTCAGGAGAACTATTGTACTGATTTCAACTGCAA tgtgtcttctgttttgttgGATGCCTTACATTACTATTAGTTTCTACGAAATGTTCACTGGAACCAACATTGCTCCTCTGACAGACGTGATCGTCACATGGCTGGTATTATTTACATCAGCATTAAACCCATGGGTCACCATTATGTCACAAAA gAAATATAGAAAAGCACTACGAGAAAGTTGGAAGAAACTGAAAGTATTTCAAAACCCCATCAGGAACACTCTTTCTTCCTCCAAGGAGATAAACTTCAATTTAAAGTCTCCAACATTACTTCCTGGAAGAGTCACACTCACTTCTTCTGATATGAAACATGACTGGCAgaagaataaaaaagcaaaggTTACTTCTGCTACTGCAGCATCCAGGAAGGGGTGA